A genomic window from Slackia heliotrinireducens DSM 20476 includes:
- a CDS encoding FAD-dependent oxidoreductase: MKKAETGMSRRNFLLGLGAAGGALAMGAAGCVPKASGGTEASQGQGGETTVATGTGVGRGGEIAVKVALDGTVITSVSVVKHNENLLISDEALSRIPAEIVRTQTTDVDAVSGATLTSFGLKSAVENALANAGLSRNDLTQVAEPAIPREEPIAADVAIVGGGLAGITAAVRLVEQGKTVALFEESGHLGGCAIAAYGWLLNVDTIMEAEEGTQDSPDQYVAHLEDVAALYGEKLEYPEIARAYAENNGPMVDWLDTELNVDFGARTGGPGIYDPEEVNRIYHFNNYARSAVRTLIDKLHEGVAQGQASVSLEARVTKLLSDESGVHGVEVTYADGTVSEYEFASVILCTGGFCHSQQLQQDFGIYENVGTCNPSTAEGHGIDIALEAGCQMVLADRSASYGGGVNPLGGELRYLANLSAGGQIWVDARGKRLIKEDGTRFSQKAWDDAEHNEMFVVFSEGTLPARPIVNYFSYLEGELSPWQSKAMLDELVEGGQWAFTGETPEELAGAAGIDPAAFAQTIADFNGYCNAGSDPEFGVEDLRKLEGKLYAIKTIPYLLMARGGLRVSPKAEALDESGNPIVGLFVAGEQIGLHQYGGMISNGAGLGGATTWGYIAANTVASL, encoded by the coding sequence ATGAAGAAGGCAGAAACCGGCATGTCCCGCAGGAACTTCCTGCTGGGTCTGGGTGCGGCAGGCGGAGCTCTGGCGATGGGCGCAGCAGGCTGTGTGCCGAAGGCATCGGGCGGTACGGAGGCATCCCAAGGCCAAGGCGGCGAAACCACCGTGGCCACGGGCACGGGCGTCGGCCGCGGCGGTGAAATCGCCGTCAAGGTGGCGCTCGACGGAACCGTCATCACCTCGGTTTCGGTGGTGAAGCACAACGAGAACCTGCTCATCTCCGATGAGGCGCTTTCGCGCATCCCCGCAGAAATCGTCCGCACGCAGACCACTGACGTGGATGCCGTCTCGGGCGCCACGCTCACGAGCTTCGGCCTGAAAAGCGCCGTGGAAAACGCCCTGGCCAACGCCGGGCTTTCCCGAAACGACCTGACGCAGGTGGCCGAACCCGCCATCCCCCGCGAAGAGCCCATCGCGGCCGACGTTGCCATCGTGGGCGGCGGCCTTGCAGGCATCACGGCGGCCGTGCGCTTGGTTGAGCAGGGCAAGACCGTGGCGTTGTTCGAAGAGAGCGGGCATCTGGGCGGATGCGCCATTGCGGCATACGGCTGGCTCCTGAACGTGGATACCATCATGGAGGCCGAAGAGGGCACCCAAGACTCCCCCGACCAATATGTGGCGCACCTGGAGGACGTGGCCGCGCTGTATGGCGAAAAGCTCGAATACCCCGAGATCGCACGCGCCTATGCCGAGAACAACGGCCCCATGGTGGACTGGCTCGACACCGAGCTGAACGTCGACTTCGGAGCCCGCACCGGCGGCCCGGGCATCTACGACCCCGAGGAAGTGAACCGCATCTACCACTTCAACAACTACGCCCGCAGCGCCGTGCGCACCCTGATCGACAAGCTTCACGAGGGCGTCGCCCAAGGTCAGGCCTCGGTTTCGCTCGAAGCCCGCGTCACGAAGCTCCTGTCTGACGAAAGCGGCGTGCACGGCGTTGAGGTCACCTACGCCGACGGCACCGTCTCCGAATACGAGTTCGCTTCCGTCATCCTATGCACCGGCGGGTTCTGCCACAGCCAGCAGCTCCAGCAGGACTTCGGCATTTACGAGAACGTGGGCACCTGCAACCCCTCCACCGCGGAAGGCCACGGCATCGACATCGCGCTCGAAGCCGGCTGCCAAATGGTGCTTGCCGACCGCAGCGCCAGCTACGGCGGCGGCGTGAACCCGCTGGGCGGCGAGCTTCGCTACCTGGCCAACCTTTCCGCCGGCGGCCAGATTTGGGTGGATGCCCGCGGAAAGCGCCTGATCAAGGAGGATGGCACCCGCTTCTCGCAGAAGGCTTGGGACGACGCCGAGCACAACGAGATGTTCGTCGTGTTCAGCGAGGGCACGCTTCCCGCGCGCCCCATCGTGAACTACTTCAGCTACCTGGAAGGCGAGCTTTCGCCGTGGCAGAGCAAGGCCATGCTCGACGAGCTGGTCGAAGGAGGACAGTGGGCCTTCACCGGCGAGACCCCTGAAGAGCTGGCCGGCGCCGCAGGCATCGACCCTGCCGCATTCGCCCAGACCATCGCGGATTTCAACGGGTACTGCAACGCAGGCTCGGACCCCGAGTTCGGCGTCGAGGACCTGCGCAAGCTGGAAGGCAAGCTGTACGCCATCAAGACCATCCCCTATCTGCTCATGGCCCGCGGCGGTCTTCGGGTGAGCCCCAAGGCCGAAGCCCTGGACGAGTCGGGCAACCCCATCGTCGGGCTGTTTGTGGCCGGCGAGCAGATCGGCTTGCACCAATACGGCGGCATGATTTCCAACGGCGCCGGCCTGGGCGGAGCCACCACCTGGGGATACATCGCAGCTAACACGGTAGCGTCCCTGTAA
- a CDS encoding DsbA family oxidoreductase: MNITYWSDFACPYCYIGETRLKKAIDSIGMTGQIDVEMKAFELNPDASYEVTGPTLDRFAAKYGLTKDQAAERIEGISQMGREEGLDFNYATTLNTNMLDAHRLTKLAHSLGNTRFEELCYRAYFTDNLVMADHDVLRGLAAEAGLPAQDVERVLSSDEFADAVRADEHTAYAMGVHAVPFFVIDGTYAVSGCYPTDDLADVIKQALAKSQEQETAQGAACGPDGCAL, encoded by the coding sequence ATGAACATCACCTATTGGTCCGATTTCGCTTGCCCGTACTGCTACATCGGCGAGACGCGCCTGAAGAAGGCCATCGATTCGATCGGCATGACAGGGCAGATCGACGTGGAAATGAAGGCGTTCGAACTCAATCCGGACGCGTCCTACGAAGTGACCGGCCCCACACTCGACAGGTTCGCCGCGAAATACGGTCTGACGAAGGACCAGGCCGCCGAACGCATCGAAGGCATCAGCCAGATGGGGCGCGAAGAGGGCCTCGATTTCAACTACGCCACCACGCTGAACACGAACATGTTGGACGCGCACCGGCTGACGAAGCTGGCCCATTCCCTGGGAAACACCCGCTTCGAGGAGCTGTGCTACCGCGCGTACTTTACGGATAACCTGGTCATGGCCGACCACGACGTGCTTCGCGGCCTGGCTGCCGAAGCGGGTCTTCCCGCCCAGGACGTGGAGCGGGTCCTTTCTTCCGACGAATTCGCCGACGCCGTACGCGCCGACGAGCACACCGCATACGCCATGGGCGTGCACGCGGTTCCCTTCTTCGTTATCGACGGGACCTACGCGGTTTCGGGATGCTATCCCACCGACGATTTGGCGGACGTCATCAAGCAGGCGCTCGCGAAATCGCAGGAACAAGAGACGGCCCAGGGCGCTGCCTGCGGACCGGACGGGTGCGCTCTCTAA
- a CDS encoding MBL fold metallo-hydrolase, which produces MTVEVHPLIARDVFATYGYFVIDSDTGCGVLVDPGAQPQRFLKTVQTHGWNIRAILLTHGHFDHTGAVNALRTSWEIPVYAHASSDAYLLDAVLNLSAGYGRDVVVEGALRFDDRDVIEVAPGSQAMLHVLHTPGHTDDSCVLYCPQAGIALVGDTVYEGGPGLTVFPTGNAQILEKSLRSKVLTLPDDTQLLSGHSQPMTVADLRACLDRSPR; this is translated from the coding sequence ATGACCGTTGAAGTGCATCCCCTGATCGCGCGGGACGTGTTCGCCACGTACGGGTACTTCGTCATAGATTCGGACACCGGCTGCGGCGTGCTGGTCGACCCTGGCGCCCAGCCGCAGCGCTTTCTGAAAACGGTGCAGACCCACGGGTGGAACATCCGAGCCATCCTCCTTACCCACGGGCACTTCGACCACACCGGTGCTGTCAACGCGCTGCGGACATCCTGGGAAATCCCCGTGTACGCGCACGCCTCGTCGGATGCCTATCTGCTCGATGCCGTCCTCAACCTTTCGGCGGGGTACGGCCGCGATGTGGTTGTCGAAGGCGCGCTCCGTTTCGACGACAGAGACGTCATAGAGGTCGCCCCCGGTTCGCAAGCCATGCTCCACGTACTGCATACGCCTGGGCATACGGACGATTCCTGCGTGCTGTATTGCCCGCAGGCGGGCATTGCCCTGGTCGGCGACACCGTCTACGAAGGAGGACCCGGGCTGACGGTGTTTCCCACCGGTAACGCGCAGATTTTGGAGAAGTCCCTGCGCTCCAAGGTGCTGACACTGCCGGACGACACGCAGCTGCTTTCCGGTCATTCGCAACCTATGACAGTCGCGGACCTTCGCGCATGCCTGGATCGAAGCCCCAGGTAA
- a CDS encoding serine O-acetyltransferase: protein MFNEKLDDIVTELVKNYDSDLIQFDSPNRHFPSRSAIVGIIKDLRRVLFPRYFGDERPCASGPQYFIGETLTHIEYELHREVREALLFRGGDNLSYHEADAQASQICSDFFYRLPEIQRMLFDDVQAAYDGDPAAQSREEIIYSYPGFFAISVYRIAHVFYELNVPLIPRIMSEYAHSHTGVDINAGADIGRFFFIDHATGVVIGETTKIGEHVKIYQGVTLGAISLRAGQKLAGKKRHPTIEDNVTIYSNASVLGGNTVVGAGSVIAGSTFVTQSVPPNSRVTSSGVEVREPGCANLEVKVPGEK from the coding sequence ATGTTTAATGAGAAACTAGACGACATCGTCACAGAGCTTGTCAAAAACTATGATTCCGACCTGATCCAATTCGACAGCCCCAATCGCCATTTTCCTAGCCGGTCGGCAATCGTCGGCATCATCAAGGATCTACGCCGCGTGCTGTTCCCCCGCTACTTCGGGGACGAACGGCCTTGCGCATCGGGCCCCCAGTACTTCATCGGCGAGACGCTGACCCACATCGAATACGAGCTGCATCGCGAAGTCCGCGAGGCGCTGCTGTTCCGCGGGGGCGACAACCTTTCGTACCACGAGGCGGACGCCCAGGCCAGCCAGATCTGCTCTGATTTCTTCTATCGGCTTCCTGAAATCCAGCGCATGCTGTTCGACGACGTGCAGGCCGCCTACGACGGCGATCCCGCAGCCCAGAGCAGGGAGGAAATCATCTACTCCTACCCGGGGTTCTTCGCCATTTCCGTGTACCGCATCGCCCACGTGTTCTACGAGCTGAACGTGCCGCTGATCCCGCGCATCATGTCGGAATACGCCCACAGCCACACGGGTGTGGACATCAACGCCGGTGCGGATATCGGCAGGTTCTTCTTTATCGACCATGCGACCGGCGTCGTCATCGGCGAGACCACGAAGATCGGCGAGCATGTGAAAATCTACCAAGGCGTCACGCTGGGCGCCATCTCGCTGCGGGCGGGTCAGAAGCTGGCGGGCAAGAAGCGCCATCCCACCATCGAGGACAACGTGACCATCTACTCCAACGCCAGCGTGCTGGGCGGCAACACCGTGGTGGGCGCCGGCAGCGTCATTGCGGGCAGCACCTTCGTCACCCAGTCGGTTCCGCCGAACTCGCGCGTCACGTCTTCAGGCGTCGAGGTGCGCGAACCTGGATGCGCCAACCTGGAAGTGAAGGTTCCTGGAGAGAAGTAA
- a CDS encoding MFS transporter: MACLLLIHIFLILAEDMYAPALSSMMREFSVSAALLNMTMFAFFFTMAFGIIVFGPISDRLGRRKVLIGCCVLFAICSAGCAASPSVAVLTAFRVGQAIGYGGVVTLVTAMVGDAYDIEGTKVAMTLLQSTIIIGPTVAPFLGTFLMAHWGWRSIFVLLAVLSVISVGLAMLIDETLPEQSRSSVSGSAVLHEMLGGFKTLMGQKTFRNLALFMSVAGVPYYAFIATASYVLLDFFTVSYLEYSLVYAAVSAVSIVAPYAYLVLSRYLKSRSILVVCVVLMGMAFVIMALWGQNGPWVFFAALVPFALSEGIARPLAFVILLRQPPELVGSASSLANFLYSVLTSLGTVVATAGWSNFVLANAVIMGVSFAAMAALYLVNLRRAHLDAADQAKV; encoded by the coding sequence TTGGCATGTCTGCTGCTCATCCATATATTCCTTATCTTGGCTGAAGACATGTACGCCCCTGCGCTTTCCAGCATGATGAGGGAGTTCTCGGTGTCGGCGGCGCTTTTGAACATGACCATGTTCGCGTTCTTCTTCACGATGGCGTTCGGCATTATCGTCTTCGGGCCGATCAGCGACCGGCTGGGGCGCCGGAAGGTCCTTATCGGGTGCTGCGTGCTGTTCGCCATCTGCTCGGCCGGCTGCGCCGCTTCGCCCAGCGTGGCGGTGCTCACGGCGTTTCGGGTGGGGCAGGCCATCGGCTACGGCGGCGTGGTCACGTTGGTGACGGCCATGGTGGGCGACGCGTACGATATCGAAGGCACGAAGGTTGCCATGACGCTGCTGCAGTCCACCATCATCATCGGGCCGACCGTGGCACCTTTCCTCGGAACGTTCTTGATGGCGCATTGGGGATGGCGCAGTATCTTCGTGCTCTTGGCGGTGCTGAGCGTTATCAGCGTGGGCCTCGCGATGCTCATCGACGAGACACTGCCCGAGCAATCCAGGTCATCTGTTTCGGGCTCGGCGGTGCTCCACGAGATGCTCGGCGGCTTCAAGACGCTGATGGGCCAGAAGACGTTCCGGAACCTGGCGCTGTTCATGTCCGTCGCAGGCGTGCCGTACTACGCGTTCATCGCCACGGCATCCTATGTGCTACTGGACTTCTTCACGGTGTCGTATCTCGAATACAGCCTGGTGTACGCGGCGGTGTCCGCTGTAAGCATCGTGGCCCCGTACGCGTACCTGGTCCTATCCAGGTATCTGAAATCCAGAAGCATCCTGGTGGTGTGCGTGGTGCTCATGGGCATGGCCTTCGTGATCATGGCCCTTTGGGGGCAGAACGGGCCGTGGGTGTTCTTCGCGGCGTTGGTGCCCTTCGCTCTGTCGGAAGGCATTGCCCGCCCGCTGGCGTTCGTCATCCTGCTCCGCCAGCCGCCCGAGCTGGTGGGTTCGGCCTCGTCGTTGGCGAATTTCCTGTACTCGGTTCTCACGTCGTTGGGGACGGTTGTCGCCACGGCGGGATGGTCGAACTTCGTGCTGGCCAACGCCGTCATCATGGGCGTGTCGTTCGCAGCGATGGCAGCCCTGTATCTTGTAAACCTCCGGCGGGCCCACCTGGACGCTGCGGACCAAGCCAAAGTCTAA
- a CDS encoding PLP-dependent cysteine synthase family protein, giving the protein MIYKNALEAIGHTPLIELQRISEPNAARILVKYEGVNIGGSVKTRTAYQMILEAQKRGEITSDSIVVEPTSGNQGIGLALVCAVLGLQARIIMPDSVSEERRKLVRHYGAEVIVVHDEGDIGKAIQECIDIALRMKAEDPRVYVPQQFENEDNLLTHRCHTALEIAEDAEEAIDGFCSGIGTGGTISGIGQTLKRLYPDIEIWAVEPENAAILSGGGIGTHLQMGIGDGLIPAILDQEVYDDICVITDDEAIEMSRRLAREEGLLCGVSSGTNVAAALKLARKLGPGKTVVTLLPDTGERYFSTPLFDGE; this is encoded by the coding sequence ATGATTTACAAGAACGCACTGGAAGCCATCGGGCACACACCCCTTATCGAGCTCCAACGCATATCCGAACCGAACGCCGCGCGAATCCTGGTCAAATACGAAGGTGTCAACATCGGCGGATCGGTCAAGACCCGCACCGCCTACCAGATGATCCTGGAGGCCCAGAAACGCGGCGAAATCACGTCCGACAGCATCGTCGTCGAACCCACCAGCGGCAATCAGGGCATCGGATTGGCCCTGGTGTGCGCCGTGCTCGGACTTCAGGCCCGCATCATCATGCCGGACTCAGTGTCCGAAGAGCGCCGCAAGCTGGTGCGCCACTACGGCGCCGAGGTGATTGTCGTGCACGACGAGGGCGACATCGGGAAAGCCATCCAGGAATGCATCGACATCGCGCTTCGCATGAAGGCCGAAGATCCTCGGGTCTACGTCCCGCAGCAGTTCGAGAACGAGGACAACCTGCTCACCCACCGCTGCCACACCGCCCTCGAAATCGCCGAGGACGCCGAAGAGGCCATCGACGGATTCTGCTCGGGCATCGGAACGGGCGGCACCATCTCCGGCATCGGCCAGACCTTGAAGCGCCTCTACCCCGACATCGAGATCTGGGCCGTCGAACCCGAGAACGCGGCCATCCTTTCCGGAGGCGGCATCGGAACCCACTTGCAGATGGGCATCGGCGACGGGCTGATTCCCGCCATTCTCGACCAAGAGGTGTACGACGACATCTGCGTCATCACGGACGACGAGGCCATCGAGATGTCCCGCCGACTGGCCCGCGAGGAAGGCCTGCTGTGCGGCGTGTCTTCGGGCACCAACGTCGCCGCCGCCCTGAAGCTTGCACGCAAGCTCGGACCTGGCAAAACCGTGGTCACCCTGCTGCCCGACACGGGTGAGCGTTACTTCTCCACGCCGCTGTTCGACGGCGAATAA
- a CDS encoding sodium-dependent transporter, producing MAVNNNNSSRESFGSRLGFILVSTGCAVGLGNVWRFPFITGKYGGAAFVLMYLFFLVAFALPILIMEYAVGRGSQKSIAKSFDVLEPEGSKWHVFKWIGLAGNYLLMMFYTTVAGWMLNYVYKFASGTFTNLDAEAVGGVFGGMLANPGEMLFWMLVVVVIGMLSTYLGLQNGVERLTKIMMSALFVVLIALCVRSVTLEGAGDGLSFYLKPDFGKLFANGPMGFVEAATAAMGQAFFTLSLGIGAMAVFGSYIDKSHGLTGEALRVGVLDTIVALLAGLIIFPACFAFGIQPDSGPGLVFITLPNVFEQMLGGRLWGSLFFVFMSFAALSTVVAVFENIMSFTMDQWGTTRTKAVLVNGLLITVLSLPCLFGFNVLSDLVIPGIGDIQSVEDFLISDNILPLGSLVFLLFCVGKNGWGVDKFLAEVDSGDGPKFPRWALGYARYVLPVLILLVVVIQYVPIVQAWMGIA from the coding sequence ATGGCAGTCAACAACAACAATTCCTCACGCGAGTCCTTCGGTTCTCGATTGGGCTTCATCCTGGTCAGCACAGGCTGTGCCGTCGGTTTGGGTAACGTCTGGCGTTTTCCGTTCATCACCGGCAAGTACGGCGGAGCGGCGTTTGTCCTCATGTATCTGTTCTTCCTGGTCGCGTTTGCGCTTCCGATTCTCATCATGGAGTACGCGGTCGGCCGCGGCAGCCAGAAGTCCATCGCCAAGAGCTTCGACGTTCTGGAGCCCGAGGGTTCGAAATGGCACGTGTTCAAATGGATCGGCCTGGCAGGCAACTACCTGCTTATGATGTTCTACACCACGGTCGCCGGCTGGATGCTCAACTACGTGTACAAATTCGCGTCGGGCACCTTCACCAACCTGGACGCCGAAGCCGTGGGCGGCGTTTTCGGCGGCATGCTGGCAAACCCGGGCGAGATGCTGTTCTGGATGCTGGTCGTCGTCGTAATCGGCATGCTCAGCACCTACCTGGGATTGCAGAACGGCGTCGAGCGTCTGACGAAAATCATGATGAGCGCGCTGTTCGTCGTGCTCATCGCGCTGTGCGTCCGTTCGGTCACCCTCGAGGGCGCAGGCGACGGTCTGTCGTTCTACCTGAAGCCCGACTTCGGGAAACTGTTCGCGAACGGGCCGATGGGATTCGTCGAAGCGGCCACGGCGGCTATGGGCCAGGCGTTCTTCACCCTGTCTTTGGGCATCGGCGCCATGGCGGTGTTCGGAAGCTACATCGACAAGAGCCACGGCCTTACGGGCGAGGCGCTGCGTGTCGGCGTCTTGGACACCATCGTCGCTCTGCTGGCCGGCCTCATCATCTTCCCGGCGTGCTTCGCCTTCGGCATCCAGCCCGATAGCGGCCCCGGCCTGGTGTTCATCACGCTGCCGAACGTCTTCGAGCAGATGCTGGGCGGGCGCTTGTGGGGTTCGCTCTTCTTCGTGTTCATGAGCTTCGCCGCGCTGTCCACGGTCGTGGCGGTGTTCGAGAACATCATGAGCTTCACCATGGACCAATGGGGCACCACCCGCACCAAGGCCGTGCTTGTGAACGGCCTGCTCATCACGGTGCTGTCCCTGCCGTGCCTGTTCGGCTTCAACGTTCTTTCCGATCTGGTGATCCCGGGCATCGGCGACATCCAGTCCGTGGAGGACTTCCTGATCTCCGACAACATCCTGCCGCTGGGCTCACTTGTATTCCTGCTGTTCTGCGTCGGCAAGAACGGGTGGGGCGTCGACAAGTTCCTGGCCGAGGTCGACTCCGGCGACGGTCCGAAGTTCCCGCGCTGGGCGCTTGGATACGCCCGCTACGTGCTGCCGGTCCTCATCCTGCTGGTGGTCGTCATCCAATACGTCCCCATCGTGCAGGCTTGGATGGGCATAGCCTAA
- a CDS encoding 4Fe-4S binding protein translates to MARIQDVYGLFEKIQSADISVYQQRCVAVRNRNASCMRCADACTSGAISIQNNELVISPERCIGCGTCATVCPTCALEAHRPNDAELQKAAVAAMQANDGVAVLACRRIVDSARDLVDAKKIVAVECLGRIEESLVTSLVVAGARKIVMVKSDCEACEHTKGLSTACAVRDTSNELLRVWQNPVRVEISDKFPGSVRATEKAPYDERRRNFFFRAKDEATRVAGIAADEAAKKTLGIEDAPEPPRYVKVMDDGTLPHFIPDRRERLLDNLAELGEPLDELIETRLWGHVVIDPDTCISCRMCATFCPTGAIQKFDDEDGTIGIDHYPGDCVRCRCCEDICPSNALTLYDEVLAEDLLSGGVEHNVMHPPKYDMSSSKRTRTMFRDILGCEDIFDR, encoded by the coding sequence ATGGCTCGCATACAAGACGTCTACGGACTCTTCGAAAAAATTCAGAGCGCCGACATCTCGGTGTACCAGCAGCGTTGCGTCGCCGTGCGCAACCGCAATGCCTCGTGCATGCGCTGTGCCGATGCCTGCACCTCGGGCGCCATATCCATCCAGAACAACGAGCTGGTCATCTCGCCTGAAAGGTGCATCGGATGCGGCACCTGCGCCACCGTCTGTCCGACCTGCGCCTTGGAGGCCCACAGGCCTAACGACGCCGAGCTGCAGAAAGCCGCCGTTGCAGCTATGCAGGCAAACGACGGCGTGGCCGTGCTGGCCTGCCGCAGAATCGTCGACTCCGCCCGTGACCTGGTGGATGCCAAGAAGATAGTCGCGGTTGAGTGCCTCGGCCGCATAGAGGAATCGCTGGTCACATCCCTGGTCGTTGCCGGAGCACGCAAGATTGTCATGGTCAAGTCCGACTGCGAGGCATGCGAGCACACGAAAGGCCTGTCCACCGCCTGCGCCGTACGCGACACCTCAAACGAGCTGCTGCGCGTCTGGCAGAACCCGGTCCGCGTGGAGATTTCCGACAAGTTCCCCGGCTCAGTGCGAGCCACAGAGAAGGCCCCCTACGACGAACGACGCCGCAACTTCTTCTTCCGCGCGAAGGACGAGGCGACCCGCGTCGCGGGCATCGCCGCAGACGAAGCCGCGAAAAAGACCTTAGGGATCGAAGACGCCCCTGAACCGCCCCGCTACGTCAAGGTCATGGACGATGGAACGTTGCCCCATTTCATCCCCGACCGCCGTGAACGACTGTTGGATAACCTGGCTGAACTGGGCGAACCTCTCGACGAGCTCATCGAGACGCGGCTGTGGGGGCATGTGGTCATCGATCCGGACACTTGCATTTCCTGCCGCATGTGCGCGACGTTCTGCCCCACCGGCGCCATACAGAAATTCGACGACGAAGACGGCACCATCGGCATCGACCACTATCCCGGCGACTGCGTGCGCTGCCGTTGCTGCGAGGACATATGCCCCAGCAACGCCCTCACCCTGTATGACGAGGTTCTTGCCGAAGACCTGCTTTCGGGCGGGGTGGAACACAACGTCATGCATCCACCGAAATACGATATGTCCAGCTCGAAGCGAACCCGCACGATGTTCCGCGACATCCTCGGCTGCGAAGACATCTTCGATCGATAG
- a CDS encoding AAA family ATPase, with protein MQRLDMEQALAAATATMRVTAPVGAGKTEFLIRHACALVQNGLRPSSICLVVNSEMAKLAAKRRLSQTSAAGVRITTARELALQVLSLPEARTVIGRSPRAATKQEVSFILTDLRLTGIDSNTLRKVVADPTAKPDSPDGQRARDVLFDLLKRYDILLDCEVAPSAVQALGSLAEVPERLRFQAVLVDDYQNLSAASQALCEMMARERFVVAGNADQFIDGFDTNPNPRGLTDFETGRPDAASIELEAPDTAYPRIRAFAQAALTQDSSAFDRLVESGAVEPDDDHAVLVKWRTPADEMANLPDVVRRLLAAEEGLVPRDLCIVTPNHTWTRSALKMFKRAKIAATAAQGNDPLRGDPRRQDASGMLEAFVRAHLLADRNDLMAWRMWLGLGRRDLASKDFAALADAAQDHAAELAAMLNGNAELSADTPPELRARIAEGRALIARSAEKQGYSLIMACMPELDEDFESLVGELKGSETAAELAATLRKHVFSPVVSADPACVVITPYRQLQGLSPKAIVVLGAVEGLMPAAAQLDGERQAQAARRLFCNAVGKAQNRLVVSTFQKAPAAFAEQFRLVEKRRKAERGQTMAMLARTRFVDDAGNAAPPSQSGEQFV; from the coding sequence ATGCAACGACTCGACATGGAGCAGGCCCTTGCAGCCGCGACGGCCACGATGCGCGTGACCGCACCCGTCGGAGCCGGCAAGACGGAGTTTCTGATCCGCCACGCCTGTGCGCTTGTGCAGAACGGCCTGCGCCCCAGCAGCATCTGCCTTGTGGTCAACTCCGAAATGGCCAAGCTTGCCGCCAAACGCCGCCTGTCGCAGACCTCGGCGGCAGGCGTGCGCATCACCACAGCCCGGGAGCTTGCCCTGCAGGTCCTGTCGCTGCCCGAGGCCCGCACCGTCATCGGCCGCAGCCCTCGCGCGGCTACCAAACAAGAGGTCTCCTTCATCCTGACCGACCTGCGCCTTACGGGCATCGATTCGAATACGCTCCGGAAAGTCGTGGCCGATCCGACGGCGAAGCCGGACTCCCCCGATGGGCAACGCGCCCGCGATGTCCTGTTCGACCTGTTGAAACGCTACGACATCCTACTCGATTGCGAAGTTGCGCCCTCAGCCGTTCAGGCGCTCGGGTCTTTGGCCGAGGTGCCGGAGCGCCTGCGGTTCCAGGCGGTACTCGTCGACGATTATCAGAATCTGTCTGCCGCATCGCAGGCCCTGTGCGAAATGATGGCCCGCGAACGTTTCGTCGTCGCTGGCAACGCGGACCAGTTCATCGATGGGTTCGACACGAACCCCAACCCCCGCGGTCTCACGGATTTCGAAACGGGCAGGCCCGATGCCGCAAGCATAGAGCTTGAAGCGCCAGACACCGCCTATCCGCGCATTCGGGCCTTTGCGCAGGCCGCCCTCACTCAGGACTCGTCCGCGTTCGACAGGCTTGTCGAATCGGGGGCGGTCGAGCCCGACGACGACCATGCGGTCCTGGTCAAATGGCGGACGCCCGCAGATGAGATGGCGAACCTGCCCGATGTGGTGCGCCGCCTGCTGGCCGCCGAGGAGGGCCTTGTGCCTCGCGACCTATGCATCGTCACGCCGAACCACACCTGGACGCGAAGCGCCCTCAAAATGTTCAAGCGCGCGAAAATCGCCGCCACCGCCGCCCAAGGCAACGACCCTTTGCGCGGCGACCCCCGCAGGCAGGACGCAAGCGGCATGCTGGAGGCGTTCGTGCGCGCCCATCTGCTGGCAGACAGAAACGACCTGATGGCATGGCGGATGTGGTTGGGCCTTGGCAGGCGCGACCTGGCCAGCAAGGACTTCGCCGCCCTGGCGGATGCCGCGCAAGACCACGCCGCCGAACTTGCGGCCATGCTGAACGGGAATGCCGAGCTGTCCGCCGACACGCCGCCTGAACTGCGCGCACGCATTGCCGAAGGACGCGCTCTTATTGCGCGATCCGCCGAAAAGCAGGGCTACTCGCTCATCATGGCCTGCATGCCCGAACTGGACGAGGACTTCGAAAGCCTGGTGGGTGAGCTGAAGGGTTCCGAAACCGCCGCCGAGCTGGCGGCGACGCTGCGAAAGCACGTCTTCTCCCCGGTCGTGTCCGCCGACCCGGCTTGCGTCGTCATCACTCCCTACCGGCAGCTGCAAGGCCTGAGCCCCAAGGCGATCGTGGTCCTGGGGGCGGTCGAAGGCCTCATGCCCGCCGCCGCGCAGCTCGACGGCGAGCGCCAGGCGCAAGCCGCACGCCGCCTGTTCTGCAACGCTGTCGGCAAGGCGCAAAACCGCCTGGTCGTATCCACTTTCCAGAAGGCACCGGCCGCATTCGCCGAACAGTTCCGCCTGGTGGAGAAACGCCGCAAGGCAGAACGCGGCCAGACCATGGCCATGCTCGCCCGCACCCGGTTCGTCGACGACGCGGGAAACGCGGCCCCGCCCAGCCAAAGCGGCGAGCAGTTCGTCTAA